Proteins from a genomic interval of Papaver somniferum cultivar HN1 chromosome 4, ASM357369v1, whole genome shotgun sequence:
- the LOC113272293 gene encoding uncharacterized protein LOC113272293, which yields MFGSYEDGYKWIPKVLEQIKKKNRGSIGVVATDMDKYFSYCCLSFKAYLEGFKNGCRPFIGLDGCHLNGKYGGVLLSAVALDGNNGMYPLAIFICDCENKENWILFLNLIKDMLLEHPAPLTFISDRQKGLIPAIQIVFPSNRTRYWFRHMYENFKTKHKGVHMKTLAWGATKAYRDTDHTRYMALMEKDNKKAHQWFEDVPTIQWARSTFDHTSKCEHVTNNFTECLNSWLVELRCKPIHMILEGFNLKMMNLMFDRKMIAKKWEAEGLILVPIDDRIMKNIINLKRRYQLFGSEEYIWCVMNYLTSRRWEVNLTKKTCTCCVWEITGIPCVHVVAVACHLRMDPNSLVEEYHKVSAYKKAYGGRVEPCASQDGWIEMSSAI from the exons ATGTTTGGGTCATATGAAGATGGTTACAAGTGGATACCTAAGGTTTTAGAacagataaagaagaagaatagaggATCCATAGGTGTGGTTGCAACTGATATGGACAAGTATTTCAGTTATTGTTGTCTTTCATTCAAGGCATATTTAGAAGGGTTCAAGAATGGATGCAGGCCATTCATTGGTCTAGATGGATGTCACCTTAATGGAAAATATGGAGGAGTGTTGTTGTCTGCAGTGGCACTTGATGGAAATAATGGTATGTATCCCCTTGCCATATTCATTTGTGATTGTGAGAATAAAGAGAACTGGATATTATTTCTGAACCTTATCAAAGATATGTTATTAGAGCATCCAGCACCATTGACATTTATCTCAGATAGACAAAAGGGATTGATTCCTGCTATTCAaatagtattcccttcaaatagaACCAGATATTGGTTCAGACACATGTATGAGAATTTTAAGACTAAACACAAGGGTGTTCATATGAAGACTTTAGCATGGGGTGCAACAAAGGCCTATAGAGACACAGACCACACTAGGTACATGGCTCTCATGGAAAAAGATAACAAGAAGGCACACCAGTGGTTTGAAGATGTACCAACAATCCAATGGGCCAGATCCACTTTTGACCATACTTCAAAGTGTGAACATGTAACCAATAACTTCACAGAATGTCTCAACAGTTGGTTAGTGGAGTTAAGATGCAAACCCATCCACATGATTCTTGAAGGGTTCAacttgaagatgatgaatttgatgttTGATAGAAAGATGATAGCCAAGAAATGGGAAGCTGAAGGTTTGATATTGGTCCCCATAGATGATAGGATTATGAAGAACATAATCAATTTGAAAAGAAGATACCAGTTGTTTGGGTCAGAAGAATATATTTGGTGTGTGATGAACTATCTAACATCCAGAAGATGGGAGGTTAATTTGACAAAAAAAACTTGCACTTGTTGTGTGTGGGAGATTACTGGGATACCATGTGTTCATGTTGTTGCTGTAGCTTGCCATCTAAGAATGGATCCCAATAG CTTGGTGGAAGAATACCATAAAGTTTCTGCATATAAAAAGGCCTATGGTGGAAGGGTGGAACCATGTGCTAGTCAAGATGGATGGATTGAGATGAGTTCTGCTATTTAA
- the LOC113273702 gene encoding apoptosis-inducing factor homolog A-like, which translates to MAPLETGKKRVVVVGGGLAGALAAKSLQSDADVVLIDPKEYFEITWAGMRAKVEPSVANRMVMKHSDYFTNGRLAMSSAVGVTETEVLTADGESIPYDYLVIATGHNDSFPKTKTERLEQYQAEYNKIESADSVLIIGGGPSGVELAGELAVDFPGKKVTLVHSRQRLLDFVGPKASKKALDWLTSRKVEVILGQSVDLKSHTDGDKMFKTSTGETIVADIHFFCIGRPLGTSWIKNSVFEEALDAQGRVMVDEHLRVKGHKNVFAIGDITDIPEMKQGYLAQNHAVLLAKNVKLLMDGGKESKLRKYKAGSDMAIISLGRKEALAQFPFATLIGCC; encoded by the exons ATGGCGCCATTAGAAACCGGGAAAAAGAGGGTTGTTGTTGTTGGAGGTGGACTTGCTGGAGCGCTAGCAGCTAAATCTCTTCAATCTGATGCCGATGTTGTTCTCATCGATCC TAAAGAGTATTTTGAAATTACATGGGCGGGCATGAGAGCAAAAGTTGAGCCTTCAGTTGCGAACAGAATGGTAATGAAGCACAGTGATTACTTCACAAATGGGCGTCTTGCAATGTCTTCGGCTGTTGGTGTCACAGAGACTGAAGTATTAACTGCTGATGGAGAGTCGATACCATATGACTACCTTGTCATTGCTACTGGTCATAATGATTCGTTCCCGAAGACAAAAACTGAGAGGCTTGAACAATATCAAGCAG AGTACAACAAGATAGAGTCGGCAGATTCAGTTTTAATCATTGGGGGAGGGCCAAGTGGAGTTGAACTTGCCGGGGAGCTTGCTGTTGATTTTCCTGGCAAGAAAGTGACTTTAGTTCACAGTAGGCAGAGGTTATTAGATTTTGTTGGACCAAAGGCTTCTAAGAAGGCTTTAGACTGGTTAACCTCAAGAAAGGTTGAAGTGATTTTGGGCCAATCAGTTGATTTGAAGTCTCATACAGATGGAGATAAAATGTTCAAAACATCAACTGGAGAAACAATCGTAGCAGACATCCACTTCTTTTGTATAGGAAGGCCGCTAGGTACATCGTGGATAAAGAACTCCGTATTTGAAGAGGCTCTGGATGCTCAAGGAAGGGTGATGGTTGATGAACATCTAAGGGTGAAGGGTCACAAAAATGTCTTTGCTATTGGGGATATTACCGACATTCCG GAAATGAAGCAAGGATACCTGGCACAGAATCATGCTGTATTGCTAGCTAAGAACGTGAAGTTGTTGATGGATGGAGGAAAAGAAAGTAAGTTGAGAAAGTACAAAGCTGGTTCAGATATGGCAATTATTTCCTTAGGTAGAAAAGAGGCTTTGGCTCAGTTCCCTTTTGCCACTCTTATTGGAtgttgttaa